The following coding sequences are from one Candidatus Neomarinimicrobiota bacterium window:
- a CDS encoding C40 family peptidase, which yields MLKSIRSYQGVPYLWAGDTKRGMDCSGFTMKVFQESSNYTLPHNAAAQYKLGSKVNIRQLKLGDLVFFRDIESKGVSHVGIYVGDNKFAHASLSKGVVYSSMNQEYYRKRYVSARRILK from the coding sequence ATGCTAAAATCCATACGCAGCTACCAGGGCGTGCCTTACTTATGGGCAGGGGATACTAAGAGGGGAATGGACTGTTCGGGCTTTACAATGAAAGTATTTCAGGAGTCATCCAACTATACTTTACCGCATAATGCTGCCGCTCAATATAAATTAGGTTCTAAAGTAAATATAAGGCAGCTGAAGCTTGGCGACCTCGTTTTTTTCAGGGACATTGAATCAAAAGGGGTAAGCCATGTGGGGATTTACGTTGGTGACAATAAATTTGCTCACGCAAGTCTATCAAAAGGAGTAGTTTACTCATCTATGAATCAGGAATATTACCGAAAACGTTATGTATCAGCAAGACGTATTCTTAAGTAA
- the accC gene encoding acetyl-CoA carboxylase biotin carboxylase subunit, producing MFKKILIANRGEIALRIIRACHELKIATVAVYSEADEDSLHVKFADEAVCIGPSPSAESYLLIPRILASAEITNSDAIHPGYGFLAENANFAGCVVDSGITFIGPSSEVIQAMGDKAKAKATMKSAGVPVIPGSEGIVDSVEDARKISNDIGYPVIFKATAGGGGKGMRIVNSEKEVEKQFLMARTEAQANFDNGDLYVEKYFTNSRHIEIQILADDHGNVIHLGERECSVQRRHQKLIEESPSPAVNDALRKKMGDAAVNGAREANYRNAGTIEYLLDSDKNFYFMEMNTRIQVEHPVTEMVYGVDLIKEQIRIAAGEPISTEVLTAKPQWHAIECRINAEDPGNKFMPSPTLITAFHVPGGVGIRVDTHAYAGYEIPMYYDSLLAKMISWGRTREEAIGRMKRGIEECVIEGPKTTLPFHLQVLKDERFAKGEYDTSFIDNFHFDPTLMKRGDYPGLMENIDKEKIEEVVIEPTE from the coding sequence ATGTTCAAAAAAATATTGATAGCCAATAGAGGAGAAATCGCTCTCAGGATTATCCGTGCGTGCCACGAGCTCAAAATTGCGACGGTTGCAGTATATTCTGAGGCTGATGAAGATTCTCTTCACGTAAAATTTGCGGACGAGGCGGTATGTATCGGGCCTTCTCCCAGCGCTGAAAGTTACCTTCTAATTCCACGAATTTTGGCATCGGCAGAGATTACCAACTCAGACGCTATTCATCCCGGTTATGGGTTTCTTGCGGAAAACGCGAATTTTGCTGGCTGCGTTGTAGATTCCGGAATAACATTTATCGGGCCGTCTTCTGAGGTAATTCAAGCAATGGGTGATAAAGCTAAAGCGAAGGCAACTATGAAAAGCGCCGGGGTTCCGGTCATACCCGGCAGCGAAGGCATCGTGGACAGCGTGGAAGATGCGCGAAAAATTTCTAATGATATTGGTTATCCTGTCATTTTCAAAGCTACGGCAGGTGGCGGCGGAAAGGGGATGAGGATTGTTAACAGTGAGAAGGAAGTGGAAAAACAGTTTCTCATGGCCAGGACAGAGGCACAGGCTAATTTTGATAACGGTGATCTATACGTTGAAAAGTATTTTACAAACTCGAGACACATTGAGATTCAAATTCTCGCCGACGACCATGGGAATGTGATTCATCTCGGTGAAAGAGAATGTTCCGTGCAACGCAGACACCAGAAATTGATAGAAGAATCTCCCTCTCCGGCCGTGAATGATGCACTGCGAAAGAAAATGGGCGATGCGGCGGTAAACGGCGCCAGAGAAGCAAACTACAGAAATGCAGGCACCATTGAATATTTGCTCGACAGCGATAAAAATTTCTATTTCATGGAAATGAACACACGAATACAGGTTGAACATCCGGTAACTGAGATGGTATATGGAGTTGACCTTATAAAAGAACAGATACGTATTGCTGCCGGAGAGCCTATCAGCACCGAGGTATTAACGGCTAAGCCGCAATGGCACGCTATTGAATGCCGTATAAATGCAGAAGACCCGGGAAATAAATTTATGCCTTCCCCAACTCTCATAACCGCTTTTCATGTTCCGGGAGGAGTAGGCATACGAGTTGACACTCACGCCTATGCAGGTTATGAAATTCCAATGTATTATGATTCGCTTCTTGCCAAGATGATCTCCTGGGGAAGAACACGGGAAGAAGCTATCGGAAGAATGAAGCGCGGAATCGAAGAATGTGTGATAGAAGGTCCGAAGACTACTTTACCCTTTCACCTTCAGGTTCTGAAGGATGAACGGTTTGCCAAAGGTGAATATGATACAAGTTTTATTGATAACTTTCATTTTGATCCCACCTTGATGAAAAGAGGTGATTATCCCGGATTAATGGAAAATATAGATAAAGAAAAAATTGAGGAGGTAGTGATTGAACCTACCGAATGA
- a CDS encoding DUF1704 domain-containing protein, producing MKKKSYKSFLRSASIALVRAQRPIRIISSIHIPDRVKKRFLARKFKRLPRYEYPPLRWNASQRKEMFVDIQSKLDKSNPIENMIYNTCAEYILTIRMLESRGTMDFFKYSKDLFGYPDYCYVGGNVSILDLANHIQKGFDGIEFPEDPDTNFSDERIDSADARDLLLAYLEDIFPNRKIKVVISNRMTADAAAGADYIKLKKSATYTRRQVYQLLHHEGEVHLATTLNGASQGVLKFLAKGTPRTTIYQEGLAVFAEFMSQQIDPIRVKKLAYRTIAIKMCEEGADFIDLYNFYLENNFGEPESFDAAARCIRGGLMEGGAPFTKDVAYLDGLVRINNFIRVALKKGRPELVRFLFTGKLIAENVPILYELSQKGIVKPPQYLPGWIKDMRYLVTLFNFSAFMDLINLSEVEDHYSKIMS from the coding sequence ATGAAAAAGAAATCTTATAAAAGTTTTCTACGTTCCGCGAGTATCGCTCTTGTCAGAGCCCAACGTCCCATTCGCATAATTTCTTCCATACATATCCCTGACAGAGTAAAAAAGCGGTTTCTCGCCCGTAAATTCAAAAGATTGCCAAGATACGAATATCCGCCGTTAAGGTGGAATGCGAGTCAGCGCAAGGAGATGTTTGTTGATATTCAGTCGAAACTTGATAAATCAAATCCGATTGAAAATATGATTTACAACACTTGTGCAGAGTATATACTTACAATACGAATGCTCGAATCAAGAGGTACAATGGATTTTTTCAAGTATTCGAAAGACCTTTTCGGATATCCTGATTATTGCTATGTCGGCGGAAACGTATCCATTTTGGATCTTGCAAACCACATACAGAAAGGATTTGACGGAATAGAGTTTCCGGAAGATCCGGATACGAATTTTTCCGATGAGCGGATTGATTCCGCAGATGCCAGAGACCTGCTGCTCGCATATTTGGAGGATATATTCCCTAACCGAAAAATCAAAGTGGTTATCTCCAATCGTATGACAGCCGATGCCGCTGCCGGAGCGGACTATATTAAACTTAAAAAAAGCGCCACATACACTCGCAGACAAGTGTATCAATTGCTGCATCACGAAGGAGAAGTCCACCTTGCAACTACATTGAACGGCGCTTCTCAGGGAGTGCTTAAATTTCTTGCTAAAGGAACTCCAAGAACAACAATATATCAGGAAGGTTTGGCTGTTTTCGCCGAATTTATGAGCCAGCAGATTGATCCCATACGTGTGAAAAAATTGGCATATAGAACTATCGCTATTAAAATGTGCGAAGAGGGAGCCGATTTCATTGATCTTTACAATTTTTATCTCGAAAATAATTTCGGTGAACCAGAATCCTTTGATGCCGCAGCGAGATGTATAAGAGGAGGATTAATGGAGGGCGGCGCTCCATTTACGAAAGATGTAGCCTATCTCGATGGTCTTGTGAGAATTAATAATTTTATTCGTGTTGCTTTAAAAAAAGGCAGGCCGGAATTAGTGCGATTTCTGTTTACCGGCAAGCTTATAGCAGAAAATGTTCCTATTCTTTATGAATTGAGTCAAAAAGGAATCGTTAAACCGCCTCAATACTTACCCGGATGGATTAAAGATATGAGATATCTTGTTACCTTATTTAATTTTTCAGCGTTTATGGACTTGATAAATCTTTCTGAAGTAGAAGATCACTATTCGAAAATAATGTCTTAA
- the gcvH gene encoding glycine cleavage system protein GcvH yields the protein MNLPNDIKYTKEHEWTKIEGNVATIGVTDFAQSELGDIAWIEMPELGAETKKGEPFGTIEAVKTVEDLFAPLSGKIVEINEDLLDSPEWVNDDPYGKGWIAKIEFSDEAELSSLLSADDYSGLIE from the coding sequence TTGAACCTACCGAATGACATAAAGTACACCAAAGAACATGAATGGACTAAAATTGAGGGAAATGTCGCCACTATCGGAGTTACTGATTTTGCGCAATCTGAGCTGGGAGATATTGCCTGGATTGAAATGCCGGAATTAGGTGCAGAAACTAAAAAAGGCGAACCTTTCGGGACAATAGAAGCAGTGAAAACAGTAGAAGATCTATTTGCTCCTCTTTCCGGAAAGATTGTTGAAATAAACGAAGATCTTTTAGATTCACCGGAATGGGTTAACGATGATCCTTACGGCAAGGGCTGGATAGCAAAAATTGAGTTCAGTGACGAGGCGGAACTCTCAAGTCTTCTTTCCGCAGATGACTATTCAGGACTAATTGAATGA
- a CDS encoding tetratricopeptide repeat protein, which yields MTKKQIKVFSFTLIALLGFAFSCAGGGLKEADTYYASGDYLNAEKAYRLALEANPENAQAHYMLGMTLQAKKKHKGALEEFIAAVKFNPNHKEAIRILQKIYLKESEASLASGELIGAVSLLQMSYNLNKKDSKTVIALAHAYVIYGLLNKASDIYDEAGKYGAEKSVIEDGRNKIAAQRELAEKNYTKGKRAYDKNNYVTAKKLLDIAIANNRDDADIKYLSYMSNGLFLYKKGSKWQIWDAIVEFGKAAEIRSSSAEANYYLALGYLKKDDKDFENILSFYEKALELDTDNKFSAEIKKGLKKQRKRKKVLDEFWGKNK from the coding sequence ATGACAAAAAAACAGATAAAAGTATTTTCTTTCACTCTCATAGCGTTACTCGGTTTCGCTTTTTCTTGTGCGGGCGGAGGACTTAAAGAGGCGGACACATATTACGCTTCGGGTGACTATCTCAATGCCGAAAAAGCGTACAGACTTGCTCTTGAAGCCAATCCGGAGAACGCACAGGCGCATTATATGTTGGGAATGACATTACAGGCGAAAAAGAAACATAAAGGCGCTCTTGAGGAATTTATTGCAGCCGTGAAATTTAATCCTAACCATAAAGAAGCGATTCGAATATTGCAGAAAATCTATCTCAAGGAAAGCGAAGCCAGCTTAGCGAGCGGGGAACTGATTGGCGCTGTCTCACTTCTCCAAATGTCCTATAATCTGAATAAGAAAGATTCAAAAACTGTTATCGCACTCGCTCACGCTTACGTAATATATGGTTTACTGAATAAAGCTTCCGATATATATGATGAAGCCGGAAAATACGGCGCTGAAAAATCCGTCATCGAAGATGGCAGAAATAAGATAGCAGCGCAAAGAGAACTTGCTGAGAAAAATTATACAAAGGGCAAACGGGCGTATGATAAAAACAATTATGTCACAGCCAAAAAGCTTTTAGATATTGCTATTGCAAATAACCGCGATGACGCTGATATCAAGTATCTCTCTTATATGTCTAACGGATTATTCCTTTATAAAAAAGGAAGTAAATGGCAAATCTGGGACGCCATTGTCGAATTTGGCAAGGCAGCTGAAATCAGATCATCATCCGCTGAAGCCAATTATTATCTTGCTTTGGGGTATCTGAAGAAAGACGATAAAGACTTTGAAAACATTCTTTCATTTTATGAAAAAGCGCTTGAGCTTGACACCGATAACAAATTTAGCGCTGAAATAAAAAAGGGGCTTAAAAAGCAGAGGAAAAGAAAGAAAGTTCTTGATGAATTTTGGGGGAAAAATAAATAA
- a CDS encoding flippase-like domain-containing protein: MDLRNKSTLIKLLVTLLLIYFLYNFINVSFEDISNSILHAKKQFLIAAALLMPVTILLQIIKWYQLLRDQEARVPFKSAAVSHLSGMALGIVTPARIGELGRAWFLRELPQIKVFSLTILDKFYSTLAYFSIGVFSLYMFFVPNNDFSIFQTAAVALAMTAIYTFILLALIKPQIVGYAFNKYPDFLPRKELFSKIAAVMAQVVRKKVLLVYALGSGVWSLVVFQLWLLVNAFSEVSFFIGINNASAAHFTKTLFPVTFGELGVREATVIYFFKNQGVTESAAVSAALLLLLLNVLIPSLVGVTFITRLRWGNSSNIGKGKTNDSVEVIK; this comes from the coding sequence ATGGATCTCCGAAATAAATCCACTCTTATCAAGTTGCTCGTCACACTGCTATTGATATATTTTCTGTATAATTTTATTAATGTATCATTCGAAGATATAAGTAATTCGATTCTCCATGCGAAGAAACAATTTTTGATTGCAGCAGCTCTTCTAATGCCGGTGACGATATTGCTGCAGATTATAAAATGGTATCAGCTTTTGCGTGATCAGGAAGCTCGAGTGCCGTTCAAAAGCGCAGCAGTTTCCCATCTATCGGGAATGGCGCTCGGCATAGTGACTCCGGCGAGAATCGGAGAGCTTGGAAGAGCATGGTTTCTGCGGGAACTCCCACAGATAAAAGTTTTCAGCCTGACTATTCTGGATAAATTTTACTCAACATTAGCGTATTTCAGTATAGGAGTTTTCAGCTTATATATGTTTTTTGTACCGAATAATGATTTTAGCATATTCCAGACGGCAGCAGTCGCATTGGCAATGACAGCGATTTATACCTTTATTTTATTGGCGTTAATCAAACCGCAGATTGTGGGATATGCATTTAACAAGTATCCTGATTTTTTACCGAGAAAAGAGCTGTTCAGCAAGATCGCCGCAGTTATGGCTCAGGTTGTCAGGAAAAAAGTATTGCTTGTTTACGCATTAGGTAGCGGAGTTTGGTCGTTAGTAGTGTTTCAACTCTGGTTACTTGTGAATGCGTTCAGCGAGGTCAGTTTTTTCATCGGGATAAATAACGCTTCTGCGGCACATTTTACGAAAACGCTTTTTCCTGTCACATTTGGAGAATTGGGGGTGAGGGAAGCAACTGTAATATATTTTTTTAAAAATCAGGGAGTCACAGAATCAGCGGCGGTAAGCGCGGCGTTGTTACTGCTCCTGTTGAATGTTTTGATACCTTCATTAGTGGGAGTCACATTTATAACACGGTTAAGATGGGGCAATTCGTCAAATATTGGTAAAGGAAAAACGAACGATTCAGTGGAAGTAATTAAGTGA
- the gcvPA gene encoding aminomethyl-transferring glycine dehydrogenase subunit GcvPA, which produces MTIKEAFHLIPNTEKDREEMLSAIGVENFEELLSNVPPELLNTSFDSLDDGLSEYEVSKILSELASGNLHSGEAVSFLGGGSYDHFVPSLIGEIISRSEFLTAYTPYQPEVAQGTLQAIFEYQSMICALTGMDVSNASMYDGASALAEAALLATGYTKRNKLLIASTVNPSHRDVVKTYIQGDNLELVTVPNKDGIVNIEELKSLIDADTAAVLVQTPNFFGCIEDAEKMADIAHENDSLFIVSADPISLGILKKPGEYGADIVVGEGQALGSPTQFGGPYLGIFAAKMELVRRMPGRITGQTWDVDGKRGFVLTLQTREQHIRRERATSNICTNQGIVMLTAAIYMALMGKNGISAVAELSANRSHYLADEIDKLPGYELMFSAPFFKEFVVKTPVAPEKIIESLLSEKFFAGIDLSPFDYEIENGMLICVTEKRSKEEMDRLVQLLREAA; this is translated from the coding sequence ATGACCATCAAGGAAGCGTTTCATCTTATCCCCAACACCGAAAAAGATAGGGAAGAGATGCTCTCCGCTATTGGCGTTGAGAATTTTGAGGAACTGTTGTCAAATGTTCCGCCTGAGCTTCTTAACACAAGTTTTGATTCATTGGATGACGGACTATCCGAATATGAAGTATCGAAGATTCTAAGCGAGCTTGCCAGCGGCAATCTTCATTCAGGTGAAGCGGTTTCTTTTCTTGGGGGAGGGTCTTATGACCATTTCGTTCCCAGTTTAATAGGAGAAATTATAAGTCGCTCAGAATTTCTTACAGCTTATACGCCTTATCAGCCTGAGGTTGCACAGGGCACTCTTCAAGCAATATTCGAGTATCAATCTATGATTTGCGCATTAACGGGAATGGATGTATCAAATGCCTCAATGTATGATGGGGCGTCCGCACTCGCTGAAGCGGCGCTGCTTGCGACAGGCTATACGAAGAGGAACAAACTTCTGATTGCCTCAACAGTTAATCCATCTCACAGAGATGTGGTAAAAACGTATATCCAGGGCGATAATTTGGAGCTCGTCACTGTCCCTAATAAGGACGGGATCGTAAACATTGAAGAACTTAAGTCGTTAATTGACGCAGACACCGCCGCAGTTTTAGTCCAAACGCCGAATTTCTTCGGATGTATTGAAGACGCAGAAAAGATGGCGGATATCGCTCATGAGAACGATAGTCTTTTTATCGTAAGCGCTGATCCAATTTCACTCGGCATATTAAAAAAACCGGGTGAGTATGGCGCCGATATCGTCGTGGGAGAAGGTCAGGCATTGGGAAGCCCCACACAGTTCGGTGGGCCGTATCTTGGAATATTTGCTGCGAAAATGGAACTTGTGCGGAGGATGCCGGGCAGAATCACAGGACAGACCTGGGATGTGGACGGAAAAAGAGGATTTGTACTTACTCTGCAGACGAGAGAACAGCATATCCGAAGGGAGCGGGCAACTTCCAATATCTGTACCAATCAAGGTATTGTAATGCTTACAGCAGCTATTTACATGGCTCTAATGGGGAAAAACGGAATCAGCGCCGTAGCGGAACTGAGCGCTAACAGAAGCCATTATCTTGCGGATGAAATTGATAAACTACCGGGCTATGAGCTGATGTTCAGTGCGCCGTTCTTCAAGGAATTTGTTGTGAAAACTCCCGTTGCGCCCGAGAAAATAATTGAATCCCTTTTGTCAGAAAAATTCTTTGCGGGGATTGACTTATCACCATTTGACTACGAGATTGAAAACGGAATGCTCATTTGCGTTACGGAAAAAAGGTCAAAGGAGGAGATGGACAGGTTAGTCCAACTCCTTCGCGAGGCGGCTTAA
- the efp gene encoding elongation factor P, whose amino-acid sequence MASTSDFRNGYTFSYNNDIYKIVEFMHVKPGKGNAFVRTKLKSIKSGKVIDKTWRAGEKIDEVRLDAKKMQYLYSDDSAYYFMDMATFEQIPIPAILMEEVKKFLKESMEIKILFNGDEPIDIEIPPFVVAEIVETDPGLKGDTATGGSKPATLETGYVLNVPLFIQQGEKVKVDTRSGEYVERVK is encoded by the coding sequence ATGGCCAGTACATCAGATTTTAGAAACGGATATACATTCTCCTATAATAACGATATTTACAAAATAGTGGAATTTATGCACGTTAAACCGGGTAAGGGGAATGCCTTCGTAAGGACAAAACTCAAGAGTATCAAATCGGGCAAGGTGATTGACAAGACATGGCGAGCAGGTGAAAAGATCGATGAAGTAAGGCTTGATGCAAAAAAAATGCAATATCTTTATTCAGATGACTCGGCATATTATTTTATGGATATGGCTACATTTGAACAAATACCGATACCGGCAATATTAATGGAAGAAGTGAAAAAGTTTTTAAAAGAAAGTATGGAAATAAAAATCCTTTTTAACGGTGATGAGCCGATAGATATAGAAATACCACCTTTTGTTGTAGCAGAAATAGTTGAAACCGACCCGGGTTTGAAGGGAGACACCGCAACAGGCGGCAGTAAACCCGCTACACTCGAAACCGGATACGTTTTGAATGTTCCTTTATTTATTCAGCAGGGTGAAAAGGTGAAAGTGGATACTCGCTCAGGTGAGTATGTCGAAAGAGTAAAATAG
- a CDS encoding CehA/McbA family metallohydrolase, producing the protein MISLLLPILAYAEIHYKWKYFPSRLFMKRPEIIADIPFRINPDTSLPLLCIIKDANRFPTRLNDIEIDLEDEKGYKQSIKFNYDGQPITKRYWSEVINIELSDELQGRVKVNVRFSLSDENDKKYFVLNDNLKGLSPLKLEFVRGKNALPRIDGWHYGDFHIHTDFTDDKVEFGAPIDASARLSKSLGLDFFVVADHSYNLDNSMENPYENDSSIPRWKVSRDLIDNFDTEEGALPLPAEEVSCGNARGENVHLLVLNSPHFIPGSGDSEDDYPNMKPTLTITETLDLMGEDAVAIAAHPFDKPSIGQKLIFNRGSWSKKDLLDDRIAGLQILNGLPDDVFYKGLKVWKELLLEGRRKTIFAGNDAHGNFNTFRQIKIPFLTMHQHKNQLFGQVRTALNHNGIVQAKSLLEAIAAGRAQITTGPLSELILIDKNDKTYGVGDEAAAGEYNLKLKVVSSAEFGRLKNILIIIGDYAEKSETVSKELTDFETDYEYENRFNIGNLKAGYIRMEAYTIKNGKECFSLTNPIWIGSGG; encoded by the coding sequence GTGATTAGTCTGTTGCTTCCTATTTTAGCTTACGCTGAAATACACTATAAATGGAAGTATTTTCCAAGCAGATTATTTATGAAACGGCCGGAAATTATCGCGGATATTCCATTCAGAATCAACCCGGATACTTCTTTACCCTTACTCTGCATTATAAAAGACGCCAATAGATTTCCTACTCGGTTGAATGATATTGAAATAGACCTTGAAGATGAAAAGGGATATAAACAATCAATCAAATTCAATTATGATGGACAGCCGATTACAAAACGGTATTGGAGCGAGGTAATTAATATAGAACTTTCGGATGAGCTGCAGGGCAGAGTGAAAGTGAATGTAAGATTTTCTTTGTCGGATGAAAATGATAAAAAATATTTCGTTCTGAATGATAATCTGAAAGGTTTATCTCCGTTAAAACTGGAATTTGTTCGCGGTAAAAATGCGTTGCCGAGAATAGACGGTTGGCATTACGGAGATTTTCATATTCATACTGATTTCACTGATGATAAAGTCGAATTCGGGGCGCCGATAGACGCTTCTGCCAGATTGTCCAAATCACTCGGGTTAGATTTTTTTGTTGTTGCCGATCATTCATATAATCTTGATAATTCTATGGAGAATCCGTATGAAAACGACTCCTCTATTCCGCGTTGGAAAGTTTCACGCGATTTGATTGATAATTTTGACACAGAAGAAGGGGCTCTGCCGTTGCCGGCTGAAGAGGTATCTTGCGGAAATGCTCGTGGAGAAAATGTTCATCTCTTAGTGCTGAATTCACCGCATTTTATTCCGGGAAGCGGAGATAGTGAAGATGATTATCCTAATATGAAGCCAACGTTAACTATCACTGAGACACTTGATTTGATGGGAGAAGATGCTGTGGCAATCGCTGCGCATCCATTCGATAAACCTTCTATCGGTCAAAAATTGATTTTTAATCGCGGAAGTTGGTCAAAGAAGGATTTGCTCGATGACAGAATAGCGGGGTTACAAATTTTAAATGGTTTGCCCGACGATGTATTTTATAAAGGGTTAAAAGTTTGGAAAGAACTGCTGCTTGAAGGGCGCAGGAAAACAATATTTGCGGGAAACGATGCCCATGGAAATTTCAATACCTTCAGGCAGATAAAGATTCCATTTCTAACCATGCACCAACATAAAAATCAATTATTCGGTCAAGTGCGAACTGCTCTAAATCATAACGGGATTGTTCAAGCGAAAAGCCTTCTTGAAGCGATAGCTGCCGGTCGAGCACAGATAACAACAGGTCCACTTTCGGAGCTGATTTTGATTGATAAAAACGATAAAACCTATGGTGTGGGAGATGAGGCTGCTGCCGGAGAATATAATCTCAAACTGAAGGTTGTGTCCTCAGCTGAATTCGGCAGATTGAAAAATATTCTTATTATTATCGGAGATTATGCTGAAAAATCTGAAACGGTCAGTAAAGAGCTGACTGATTTCGAAACAGATTATGAATATGAGAATAGATTTAACATCGGAAATTTAAAAGCGGGTTATATTCGGATGGAAGCTTACACGATCAAAAATGGGAAAGAATGTTTTTCTCTGACCAATCCGATTTGGATTGGAAGCGGTGGTTAA
- a CDS encoding SPOR domain-containing protein → MKYYIQTLLSLLIAVSAISGCTAGSITEHNSDNRAGHTVNGWFDPLSLNDDDIIINGADMPAFSNRSKELSDTSNIDYNIMVAGYRVQVYTTQNISEADSILTLTDSLFNGEAYLQFDAPLYKIRVGNLKSRANAETLQLVTRKKGFPRSWVLRTRVFMNLRQPKEKDSAELLEE, encoded by the coding sequence TTGAAATATTATATCCAAACTCTATTATCATTGTTGATAGCCGTCAGCGCTATCTCAGGGTGTACGGCAGGATCAATAACAGAGCATAATTCAGATAACAGAGCCGGACATACGGTTAACGGATGGTTTGATCCTCTATCTCTGAATGACGACGATATAATTATCAATGGAGCGGATATGCCCGCTTTTTCTAACAGATCAAAAGAGTTATCCGATACGAGTAATATTGATTATAACATTATGGTTGCGGGCTATCGAGTACAAGTTTATACGACCCAAAATATTAGTGAAGCCGATAGTATACTTACTCTTACGGATTCTTTGTTTAACGGAGAGGCATATCTTCAATTTGACGCTCCTTTATACAAAATTAGGGTAGGTAACCTTAAATCACGAGCAAATGCTGAAACATTACAACTCGTTACGAGGAAAAAAGGTTTTCCGAGATCATGGGTATTACGAACAAGGGTATTTATGAATTTGAGGCAGCCGAAAGAAAAAGACTCAGCCGAACTGTTAGAGGAGTAA
- the accB gene encoding acetyl-CoA carboxylase biotin carboxyl carrier protein — MNEKKIRQLIKIVEESDINELEVSRWGRRVRITKNVVHNNGTADIETIHVGQKPDTKEADSKVASEEAEVSQETGIEIKSPMVGTFYAAPAPDASPYVSVGDKIKVGDVLCIVEAMKLMNEIEAEEAGVISKILVENANPVQYNQPLFLLEAE; from the coding sequence ATGAATGAAAAAAAAATAAGGCAGCTCATAAAAATTGTCGAAGAATCCGACATAAATGAACTTGAAGTGAGCCGCTGGGGGAGACGGGTCAGGATAACGAAGAATGTCGTGCATAATAATGGCACAGCAGATATTGAAACAATTCATGTGGGACAGAAACCGGATACCAAAGAGGCGGATTCTAAAGTTGCTTCAGAAGAAGCGGAAGTTTCGCAGGAGACCGGAATTGAAATTAAATCTCCGATGGTAGGCACATTTTATGCTGCTCCGGCGCCCGATGCAAGTCCATACGTTTCCGTAGGTGACAAAATTAAGGTTGGAGATGTGTTGTGCATTGTCGAGGCTATGAAGCTGATGAACGAAATTGAAGCGGAAGAAGCTGGAGTTATAAGCAAGATTTTGGTCGAGAACGCCAATCCTGTACAATATAATCAACCTCTTTTCTTATTAGAGGCCGAGTAA